Proteins found in one Syntrophales bacterium genomic segment:
- the ilvN gene encoding acetolactate synthase small subunit, producing MEVKHHTVSLLVKNKPDVLARISGLLSGRGFNIENISANVTMKPDITKITLVTKGDMTTVEKIEKQMKKLVDVIDVFYIQETDAFQREMALVRMRASRETREAVMKVAEEFRCRILEETSDHLILEVTGESREISEVLTSLETLGMEDMSRSGLVVL from the coding sequence ATGGAAGTTAAGCACCATACGGTCTCTCTGCTGGTAAAAAACAAACCGGATGTACTTGCCCGGATATCGGGACTTTTGAGCGGACGAGGATTCAATATCGAGAACATAAGCGCCAATGTTACCATGAAACCGGATATCACCAAGATTACCCTGGTAACGAAAGGTGATATGACAACGGTGGAGAAGATTGAAAAGCAGATGAAAAAACTCGTCGACGTCATAGACGTGTTCTATATACAAGAGACAGATGCATTCCAGAGAGAAATGGCCCTGGTCCGTATGAGAGCTTCCCGGGAAACCAGGGAGGCTGTCATGAAAGTTGCAGAAGAATTTCGATGCCGGATACTCGAAGAAACGTCGGACCATCTGATCCTCGAAGTAACGGGAGAAAGCCGGGAGATCAGCGAAGTGTTGACTTCACTGGAGACCCTTGGTATGGAGGACATGAGCAGGTCCGGGCTGGTGGTTTTGTAA
- the ilvB gene encoding biosynthetic-type acetolactate synthase large subunit yields MELNGAQILIRSLLDEGVDTIFGYPGGSVLDIYDQLFQSPIHHILVRHEQGAAHAADGYARATGRTGVCIATSGPGATNTVTGIATAFLDSVPMVVLTGQVPTPFIGTDAFQEADITGITRPCTKHNFLVRNVDDLARTVREAFFIASSGRPGPVLIDLPKDVIQAKTEYREMPHPGVTRKKPVYLPDAVELEQAVEMIKEAKHPVVIVGGGIIRGRCSRELAEFVRKTNIPVASTLMGLGSYPAGDPLWLGMLGMHGTYYANMAVSHADLLVALGVRFSDRVTGKVSTFAPQAKIIQVDIDAASINKNILAHLPIVSDCRQALTQLNGMLGSNGLQGVSEARKDWLGRIDDWRSEGPLSYCRGEAIKPQMVIETLNSLTKGNTIIATEVGQNQMWTAQFYRFDEPNTLLTSGGLGTMGYGFPAAIGAQAAFPDRLVVDIAGDGSIQMNIQELATAVNYNLPVKIVILNNGYLGMVRQWQEMFYEKRYSHTNISGQIPDFVKIAEAYGAVGLRTANPAEVEAILRKGIETPGPVIMDFIVEAEEGVYPMVNPGAALTDMQLCRRKDD; encoded by the coding sequence TTGGAGCTTAACGGCGCGCAAATATTGATTCGATCTCTTCTGGACGAAGGCGTGGATACCATCTTCGGGTATCCTGGAGGATCGGTTCTCGACATCTATGATCAACTGTTTCAGTCTCCCATACACCATATCCTTGTCCGCCATGAACAGGGGGCTGCCCACGCCGCCGACGGCTATGCCCGGGCAACAGGCAGAACCGGCGTGTGTATCGCAACGTCGGGGCCGGGAGCGACCAACACCGTGACGGGAATCGCCACCGCCTTTCTCGATTCCGTACCCATGGTTGTTTTGACGGGTCAGGTTCCCACTCCATTCATCGGCACCGATGCTTTTCAGGAGGCCGACATAACGGGTATCACCAGGCCCTGCACGAAACACAATTTCCTGGTACGGAATGTGGATGACCTTGCACGGACCGTCAGAGAAGCATTCTTTATCGCTTCCTCCGGCCGCCCCGGACCCGTCCTCATCGATCTGCCCAAGGATGTTATTCAGGCTAAGACGGAATACCGGGAAATGCCTCATCCGGGCGTCACCAGGAAGAAGCCCGTCTACCTGCCTGACGCGGTCGAGCTCGAGCAGGCCGTGGAAATGATCAAAGAGGCGAAACATCCTGTCGTCATTGTCGGAGGGGGCATTATTCGGGGTCGATGTTCCCGTGAACTTGCCGAATTCGTTCGAAAAACGAACATCCCCGTGGCATCGACCCTTATGGGTCTTGGTTCCTACCCCGCCGGTGATCCGCTCTGGCTTGGCATGCTCGGCATGCATGGAACCTACTACGCCAATATGGCGGTCAGCCATGCCGATCTTCTGGTTGCTCTGGGAGTCCGTTTTTCCGACCGGGTGACCGGCAAGGTTTCAACCTTCGCCCCCCAGGCGAAGATCATTCAGGTCGATATCGACGCGGCGTCTATAAACAAGAACATCCTCGCCCATCTGCCCATTGTGAGCGACTGCAGGCAGGCTCTGACTCAGTTGAACGGTATGCTGGGAAGCAACGGCCTGCAGGGTGTCAGTGAGGCCCGAAAGGACTGGCTTGGGCGGATCGATGACTGGCGCTCCGAAGGCCCCCTCTCCTATTGCCGGGGAGAGGCCATCAAACCGCAGATGGTCATTGAAACGCTCAACAGCCTGACGAAGGGGAACACCATCATTGCTACCGAAGTGGGGCAGAACCAGATGTGGACGGCACAGTTCTATCGCTTTGACGAACCCAACACTCTGCTTACCTCGGGCGGTCTCGGCACCATGGGGTACGGGTTCCCCGCGGCTATCGGTGCCCAGGCGGCCTTTCCCGACAGGCTGGTGGTGGACATCGCCGGGGATGGGAGCATCCAGATGAATATCCAGGAACTGGCCACGGCCGTAAACTACAACCTGCCGGTGAAAATTGTTATCCTCAATAACGGGTACCTGGGCATGGTACGGCAGTGGCAGGAGATGTTTTACGAAAAACGTTACTCCCACACCAACATAAGCGGCCAGATTCCTGATTTCGTTAAAATTGCCGAGGCCTACGGCGCTGTCGGACTGAGGACGGCAAATCCCGCCGAGGTGGAGGCAATACTTCGCAAAGGTATTGAAACACCGGGCCCGGTGATCATGGACTTTATCGTTGAAGCCGAAGAGGGTGTGTACCCCATGGTAAATCCCGGGGCGGCCCTGACGGATATGCAGCTCTGCCGAAGAAAGGATGACTGA
- a CDS encoding ABC transporter permease: protein MKVREPFFWVTISSGAVIMLFILVPLVEMLTAPSLTQIMETIGDKHVVRSIRLSITTALSAAAISFVFGTPLAYVLARTDFRGKRLVESIVDLPIVIPHPVIGIAILSVAGKNHWLGMILADLGIRVMGSVTGIVIVLTFVGIPFYVNAVKAGFENIPSRLEHVSRSLGASMFSTFFRITFPLARRSVLIGFVMCTARAISEFGAVVVVAYHPMIAPVLIYERFEAYGLKYSQPVAVWLISVCLILFLTLRILTMKSEKSP from the coding sequence ATGAAGGTACGGGAACCATTTTTCTGGGTCACCATTTCCTCCGGCGCCGTTATCATGTTGTTCATCCTGGTTCCGCTTGTGGAAATGCTGACGGCGCCTTCCCTGACCCAGATCATGGAAACGATTGGAGACAAGCATGTGGTCCGGTCGATACGGCTCAGTATTACTACAGCCCTGTCGGCCGCGGCCATCTCATTTGTCTTCGGTACCCCGCTTGCCTATGTGCTTGCCCGTACAGACTTCAGGGGGAAGCGACTGGTCGAAAGCATTGTCGATCTCCCGATAGTCATTCCCCATCCTGTCATTGGCATCGCGATCCTCAGTGTTGCCGGGAAAAACCACTGGTTGGGAATGATCCTCGCGGATCTCGGTATCCGTGTCATGGGCAGTGTTACGGGTATAGTCATCGTGCTGACCTTCGTGGGCATTCCCTTCTATGTCAATGCTGTGAAAGCCGGCTTTGAAAATATTCCGTCCCGACTGGAACATGTTTCGAGAAGCCTCGGCGCGTCCATGTTCAGCACCTTTTTCAGGATCACTTTTCCCCTTGCCCGGCGCAGCGTACTCATTGGCTTCGTCATGTGTACCGCCCGGGCAATCAGCGAGTTCGGTGCCGTCGTTGTTGTGGCCTACCACCCCATGATTGCTCCTGTGCTGATTTATGAACGATTTGAAGCCTATGGACTGAAATATTCTCAACCTGTAGCCGTGTGGCTTATTTCCGTCTGTCTCATCCTGTTTCTGACACTGCGCATACTGACGATGAAATCAGAAAAATCACCATGA
- a CDS encoding DUF302 domain-containing protein: protein MKKTLTSRHIIPLLTIFITVSLLGIGMIPGNAAARETATDQPQLVQVIQSQKSFAETLRTFKEEVAKAGWSVLNANNMAGVLSERGFTLHPVVILDVCSGKYSARILSRDEYRPISAFMPCRVSIYQTSDGSVFVARMNTNAFVHLMPPEASEVMSASDEEIDRIISAAIR from the coding sequence ATGAAAAAAACTCTTACATCCAGGCATATCATTCCATTGCTGACGATTTTCATCACGGTTTCGCTCTTAGGGATTGGTATGATTCCCGGTAATGCGGCGGCAAGGGAAACGGCGACTGATCAACCACAACTGGTCCAGGTTATACAGAGCCAGAAGTCGTTTGCGGAAACACTCAGAACGTTCAAGGAAGAAGTGGCCAAGGCGGGATGGAGTGTGCTGAATGCAAACAACATGGCGGGTGTCCTGTCCGAACGTGGCTTTACACTGCACCCCGTCGTCATTCTGGATGTCTGCAGCGGTAAATACAGCGCGCGCATATTGAGCAGAGACGAGTATCGGCCCATTTCCGCCTTCATGCCCTGTCGTGTGAGCATTTACCAGACATCAGACGGATCGGTGTTCGTTGCCCGAATGAACACGAATGCCTTCGTACACCTCATGCCTCCCGAAGCGTCCGAGGTGATGTCGGCGTCTGACGAGGAGATAGACAGGATCATCTCTGCTGCGATCCGCTGA
- the ilvC gene encoding ketol-acid reductoisomerase, which translates to MGQIVIGGVAEEVITAEEFTLEKAREVLKDEVIAVLGYGVQAPGQALNMMDNGFKVIVGQRDSGSSSWERAVKDGFVPGETLFSLEEAAKRGTIVMMLLSDAGQKAMWPAIKPHLTEGKALYFSHGFSIAYKKQTGVIPPENIDVILVAPKGSGLTVRRNFLDGSGINSSIAVFQDFTGRAHDRVCAIGIAIGSGYLFPTTFEKEVYSDLAGERGVLMGCLAGVMEAQYECLRKNGHSPSEAFNETVEELTQSLIRLVGENGMDWMYANTSTTAQRGALDWKGRFRDVVAPLFDELYESVKSGRETEIVLKANSEPDYRERLEKELASMRDMEMWQAGQVLRELRPERRIKK; encoded by the coding sequence ATGGGACAAATTGTTATCGGAGGGGTTGCCGAAGAGGTTATCACGGCCGAGGAGTTCACTCTTGAAAAGGCCCGCGAGGTACTGAAGGACGAGGTCATCGCCGTTCTCGGATACGGAGTACAGGCGCCGGGACAGGCCTTGAACATGATGGACAACGGGTTCAAGGTTATCGTCGGGCAGCGGGACAGCGGGTCATCTTCCTGGGAGAGGGCCGTTAAGGATGGTTTCGTGCCTGGAGAAACGCTCTTTTCTCTGGAGGAGGCGGCGAAGCGTGGAACGATCGTCATGATGCTCCTCTCCGACGCGGGGCAGAAGGCGATGTGGCCCGCCATCAAACCCCACCTGACGGAAGGCAAGGCCCTCTACTTTTCCCACGGGTTTTCCATTGCCTATAAAAAACAGACCGGTGTCATTCCGCCGGAAAACATTGATGTGATCCTCGTGGCCCCCAAGGGTTCGGGGCTGACCGTTCGAAGAAACTTTCTTGACGGAAGCGGAATCAATTCCAGCATTGCCGTTTTCCAGGACTTCACGGGACGCGCCCATGACCGGGTCTGCGCCATCGGCATCGCCATCGGTTCGGGCTACCTCTTCCCCACCACCTTCGAGAAGGAAGTCTACAGTGATCTTGCCGGCGAGCGCGGTGTTCTTATGGGGTGTCTGGCGGGCGTTATGGAGGCCCAGTACGAGTGCCTCAGAAAAAACGGCCACAGTCCCAGCGAAGCCTTCAACGAAACCGTTGAGGAACTGACTCAGAGCCTCATTCGTCTCGTGGGCGAAAACGGCATGGACTGGATGTACGCAAACACCAGTACCACGGCCCAGCGGGGTGCTCTGGATTGGAAGGGGCGATTCCGGGATGTCGTGGCACCCCTCTTTGACGAGTTGTACGAAAGTGTCAAATCAGGCAGAGAAACGGAGATTGTTCTCAAGGCCAACAGTGAGCCGGACTATCGCGAACGTCTGGAAAAAGAGCTCGCGTCCATGCGTGACATGGAAATGTGGCAGGCAGGGCAGGTCCTCCGGGAACTCCGTCCTGAAAGACGGATAAAGAAATAA
- a CDS encoding methylmalonyl-CoA carboxyltransferase, whose protein sequence is MGTEDLKGTAAKIRAFEEKKEALMKMGGEKMIAKQHDLGKLTARERIDRLFDPGTFQEVQLFVKHRSPLFGLDRKEINADGVIVGFGKVNGRTVFTAAQDFTSAGGSLGEMHAKKIWKVMDLALDARKPFVSMNDSGGARIQEGVPALDGYGGIFYRNTIGSGYIPQITAIMGPTAGGAVYSPALTDWVFMVKKTSYMYITGPDVIKAVIGEEVTHDELGGAIAHASKSGVCHFATENDEDCIDKVKTLLSFLPDSCHSALPILDCTDSPDRECPELDGIIPDRATRGYDMKKVVTAVADDGVIFEPHELWAKNMLVCFIRIMGRPVGVIANNPKFGAGVLDVDASDKASRFIRFCDAFNIPLLTFSDVPGYMPGTQQEWSGIISHGAKLLHSYSEATVPKLTVVTRKDYGGAYIGMCSKYLGADYVMAWPSAEIAVMGAEGACNIIYRREISSADDPAAKRTELVASYEQQFNNPYFAASMGIIEEIILPRDTRKRVVTLLDALQGKTVTSLQRKHNNIPL, encoded by the coding sequence ATGGGCACGGAAGATCTCAAGGGAACAGCAGCAAAAATCAGGGCCTTTGAAGAAAAAAAAGAGGCCCTCATGAAGATGGGCGGCGAAAAAATGATCGCCAAGCAACACGATCTGGGCAAGCTCACGGCCCGGGAACGGATCGACCGCCTTTTCGATCCGGGGACCTTTCAGGAGGTTCAGCTTTTCGTGAAGCACCGGTCACCGCTCTTCGGCCTGGACAGGAAAGAAATCAATGCCGACGGCGTCATTGTGGGATTTGGCAAAGTCAACGGGCGCACCGTCTTTACGGCCGCCCAGGACTTCACCAGTGCCGGCGGAAGCCTCGGTGAAATGCATGCCAAAAAAATCTGGAAGGTCATGGACCTTGCCCTGGACGCGAGGAAGCCCTTCGTATCCATGAACGACTCCGGAGGCGCCCGCATCCAGGAGGGCGTCCCTGCCCTGGACGGTTATGGGGGTATCTTCTACCGCAACACCATCGGCTCAGGATACATTCCCCAGATCACGGCGATCATGGGACCAACGGCGGGAGGCGCCGTGTATTCACCCGCCCTGACGGACTGGGTCTTCATGGTCAAAAAAACCAGCTATATGTATATCACCGGGCCCGATGTCATCAAGGCAGTCATCGGTGAAGAGGTCACTCACGATGAACTGGGCGGAGCTATCGCCCATGCGAGCAAAAGCGGCGTCTGCCATTTCGCCACAGAAAACGACGAGGATTGCATCGACAAGGTTAAAACCCTGCTGTCGTTCCTTCCCGACAGCTGCCACAGCGCCCTGCCGATACTTGACTGCACCGACAGCCCCGATCGTGAATGCCCGGAACTCGACGGCATCATTCCCGACAGGGCAACCCGCGGCTACGATATGAAAAAGGTGGTCACGGCTGTCGCCGACGACGGGGTCATTTTCGAACCCCATGAACTGTGGGCGAAAAACATGCTTGTCTGCTTCATCCGCATCATGGGACGGCCCGTGGGAGTCATCGCCAACAATCCGAAATTCGGTGCCGGCGTCCTTGACGTGGATGCTTCAGACAAGGCATCCCGGTTCATACGCTTCTGTGATGCCTTCAACATTCCACTGCTGACCTTTTCCGACGTTCCAGGCTACATGCCCGGAACCCAGCAGGAGTGGTCGGGGATCATCAGCCATGGAGCGAAACTGCTTCATTCTTACTCCGAAGCAACCGTTCCGAAACTCACCGTGGTCACCCGAAAGGATTACGGCGGAGCCTATATCGGCATGTGCAGTAAATACCTTGGTGCCGACTACGTTATGGCCTGGCCGTCTGCTGAAATCGCCGTCATGGGGGCCGAAGGCGCCTGCAATATCATCTACCGCCGCGAGATTTCCAGCGCCGATGACCCTGCCGCCAAGCGGACGGAGTTGGTTGCCTCTTACGAGCAACAGTTCAACAACCCCTACTTCGCGGCCAGCATGGGTATTATCGAGGAAATTATCCTTCCCCGGGATACCCGCAAGCGGGTAGTGACGCTTCTGGATGCTCTGCAGGGGAAAACCGTTACAAGCCTTCAGAGAAAACACAACAATATTCCACTGTAA
- the ilvD gene encoding dihydroxy-acid dehydratase, with product MRSDVMKKGIERAPHRSLFKAMGYTDEELSRPIIGVVNSANEIIPGHVHLSIIADDVKAGIRMAGGTPVAFPVIGVCDGIAMGHEGMKYSLASRELIADSIEIMATAHPFDGLVMVTNCDKIVPGMLMAALRLNIPTVVISGGPMMSGHHNGDPVDLISVFEGVGQVRSGSLSQKGFRELEDCACPGCGSCAGMFTANSMNCVTEALGLGLPGNGTIPAVNAARRRLAKETGMRVMDLVRKDVKPRDIATINAFRNAIAVDMALGCSTNTVLHIPAIAREAGIDLDLDLFNVISEKTPNICLLSPAGAHHLEDLDEAGGIQAVMKEIASLGVIDVDAMTVTGKTVGQNFKRAAVKNRAVIRSIEDPYRQEGGIAILRGNLAPDGAVVKQSAVDPDMMVKEGRARVFDSEDDAIEAIFGGRIEPGDVVIIRYEGPKGGPGMREMLSPTSAIVGMGLDTSVTLLTDGRFSGGTRGAAIGHVSPEAAEGGPIGLVQEGDRIAIDIPGKTIDLKITDRELARRKKSFKPRKPPITTGYLGRYAVMVTSASTGAVFRREE from the coding sequence ATGAGAAGCGATGTAATGAAAAAGGGTATCGAACGGGCTCCCCATCGCTCGCTTTTCAAGGCCATGGGTTATACCGATGAAGAGTTGTCCAGACCCATCATCGGCGTTGTGAATTCAGCCAACGAGATCATTCCCGGCCATGTACACCTTTCGATCATAGCCGATGACGTCAAGGCGGGCATCAGAATGGCCGGCGGGACCCCGGTAGCCTTTCCCGTCATCGGTGTCTGTGACGGCATAGCCATGGGCCACGAGGGCATGAAGTATTCCCTGGCAAGCAGGGAACTGATTGCCGACTCCATTGAAATCATGGCAACGGCACATCCATTCGACGGCCTGGTCATGGTGACCAACTGTGATAAAATCGTACCGGGCATGCTCATGGCGGCTCTGCGCCTCAACATTCCCACCGTCGTCATCAGCGGCGGGCCCATGATGTCGGGTCATCACAACGGCGATCCCGTTGATCTCATCAGCGTCTTCGAGGGTGTGGGGCAGGTCAGATCGGGCTCCCTCTCACAAAAGGGTTTCCGGGAGCTTGAAGACTGTGCCTGCCCCGGGTGCGGTTCCTGTGCCGGCATGTTCACGGCCAACTCCATGAACTGTGTTACCGAGGCCCTCGGCCTCGGCCTTCCCGGGAACGGCACCATTCCCGCCGTCAATGCTGCCCGGAGACGCCTCGCCAAGGAAACGGGCATGCGGGTGATGGACCTGGTGCGCAAGGATGTCAAACCCCGGGATATCGCCACCATCAATGCTTTCAGAAACGCCATAGCGGTAGACATGGCTCTGGGCTGCTCCACCAACACGGTGCTCCACATTCCGGCCATCGCCCGTGAGGCGGGCATTGATCTCGATCTCGACCTTTTCAATGTCATCAGTGAAAAAACTCCGAACATCTGCCTGTTGAGTCCGGCCGGCGCGCACCATCTGGAGGACCTCGACGAAGCGGGCGGTATCCAGGCGGTTATGAAGGAAATCGCCTCCCTGGGTGTCATCGATGTCGACGCGATGACAGTAACGGGAAAGACAGTGGGGCAGAATTTCAAGAGAGCCGCCGTGAAGAACCGGGCCGTTATCAGGTCGATCGAGGATCCCTACCGGCAGGAGGGTGGGATCGCGATTCTCAGAGGAAACCTGGCTCCCGACGGGGCGGTGGTCAAGCAATCAGCCGTGGATCCTGACATGATGGTCAAGGAGGGCAGGGCCCGCGTTTTCGATTCCGAGGATGATGCCATCGAGGCGATATTTGGCGGGCGCATTGAACCGGGAGACGTCGTAATCATACGCTATGAAGGCCCGAAGGGCGGTCCGGGCATGCGGGAAATGCTCTCACCCACGTCGGCCATCGTTGGCATGGGCCTTGACACTTCGGTCACACTGCTCACGGACGGACGCTTCAGCGGGGGGACTCGAGGAGCGGCCATCGGTCATGTTTCTCCCGAAGCCGCCGAGGGAGGACCCATCGGCCTCGTGCAAGAAGGCGACAGGATAGCTATCGATATTCCCGGCAAGACAATCGATCTCAAGATCACGGACAGGGAACTGGCCCGGAGAAAGAAATCTTTCAAGCCCCGGAAACCCCCCATTACAACGGGTTATCTTGGCCGCTACGCGGTAATGGTCACATCGGCCAGTACGGGGGCTGTCTTTCGGCGGGAAGAGTGA
- the wtpA gene encoding tungstate ABC transporter substrate-binding protein WtpA, giving the protein MRKTVLTIWICAVFAVASIGLLPAASWAEPKGTVIMFHAGSLSIPFEAMEKAFKERYPKIEILREAAGSQACARKVIDLKKPCDIIASADYVVIDKLLIPSHADWNIRFASNQLVLCYTDKSRHADRVNEQNWYEILQEKDVVWGHSDPNLDPCGYRSLMALQLAEKHYGIPGFYEAVIANRPQENIRPKSVELVSLLQTGNMDYAWEYRSVAVQHGLRYITLPVEINLSDYAFDDFYSQAVVSVTGETPGSFMDIRGQSCTYGLTLIKDAQNEEAAIAFLDYILDPEGGLKVLDEMGQPPFIPCRVPTAEMKAKIPVVLQDKVEVRD; this is encoded by the coding sequence ATGAGAAAAACAGTATTGACCATCTGGATTTGTGCCGTTTTTGCGGTGGCGTCGATCGGTTTACTGCCCGCGGCGTCATGGGCTGAACCGAAGGGTACCGTAATCATGTTTCATGCCGGAAGTTTGTCCATTCCCTTCGAAGCCATGGAAAAGGCTTTTAAAGAGCGCTATCCCAAGATTGAAATACTGCGCGAGGCGGCAGGCAGCCAGGCATGCGCGCGCAAGGTCATCGACCTCAAAAAGCCATGTGACATCATAGCCTCGGCGGATTACGTGGTGATCGACAAACTGCTGATTCCCTCTCACGCTGACTGGAACATCCGTTTTGCCTCAAACCAGCTCGTGCTCTGTTATACCGACAAGAGCCGCCATGCCGATCGTGTTAATGAGCAGAACTGGTATGAAATTCTTCAAGAAAAAGATGTGGTGTGGGGGCACTCTGATCCGAATCTCGACCCTTGCGGGTACAGATCGCTCATGGCCCTTCAACTGGCAGAGAAACATTACGGTATTCCGGGATTTTATGAGGCAGTTATCGCAAATCGCCCCCAAGAGAACATCCGTCCCAAGTCGGTTGAATTAGTCTCTCTGCTGCAGACCGGCAACATGGATTACGCATGGGAGTATCGTTCAGTCGCGGTACAGCATGGGCTGCGTTACATAACGCTTCCTGTGGAAATCAATCTGAGCGATTATGCCTTTGATGATTTTTACAGCCAAGCCGTTGTGTCCGTAACGGGCGAAACACCCGGATCCTTCATGGACATCAGGGGGCAGTCCTGCACATACGGACTGACACTTATAAAGGACGCGCAAAATGAAGAGGCAGCCATCGCCTTCCTGGACTATATTCTGGATCCCGAAGGAGGTCTGAAGGTACTTGACGAAATGGGGCAGCCGCCGTTTATTCCATGCCGTGTTCCCACGGCTGAAATGAAGGCGAAAATACCCGTCGTCTTGCAGGACAAGGTGGAAGTCCGGGACTAG